A part of Leptospira congkakensis genomic DNA contains:
- the rplC gene encoding 50S ribosomal protein L3, whose translation MAKGLIGEKLGMAHIFNNEGKMVTVTVLRVGPCFVSQVKTSANDGYEAVQLAYGDAKEKHMTKAEVGHIKKANIAAPKKTLIEFKGFEDVAVGAEVKLADVFALNDTVKVTGTSKGKGTQGVVKRHGFAGGPAGHGSRFQRHPGSIGSNTTPGRVFKGLKMGGRMGSEQSTVRNLKVVKIDADANLVFVSGPVPGRERGIVTIEKIG comes from the coding sequence ATGGCTAAAGGTTTAATCGGCGAAAAATTGGGCATGGCCCACATATTCAATAACGAAGGTAAAATGGTTACTGTAACTGTTTTACGCGTGGGTCCTTGTTTTGTGTCCCAGGTAAAAACATCTGCAAACGATGGCTACGAAGCTGTTCAGTTAGCATATGGTGATGCCAAGGAAAAACACATGACGAAGGCCGAAGTTGGACACATTAAAAAAGCAAACATTGCCGCTCCTAAAAAAACTCTGATTGAATTCAAAGGTTTTGAAGATGTAGCAGTAGGTGCTGAGGTAAAACTCGCAGATGTGTTTGCTTTGAATGACACGGTGAAGGTAACCGGAACTTCTAAGGGTAAGGGAACTCAAGGTGTTGTGAAACGCCATGGTTTTGCTGGCGGTCCTGCTGGACACGGTTCCAGATTCCAAAGACACCCTGGTTCTATTGGTTCCAACACAACTCCTGGACGTGTGTTCAAGGGTTTGAAAATGGGCGGAAGGATGGGTTCTGAACAGAGCACTGTTCGAAACCTGAAAGTAGTAAAAATTGATGCAGACGCCAACTTGGTATTTGTATCCGGTCCGGTTCCAGGAAGAGAACGCGGTATCGTTACGATAGAAAAAATCGGATAG
- a CDS encoding 50S ribosomal protein L23: MNLENVILSPVVTEKSQDLQSIGERMGKRTVKYTFKVHPDANKTLIKQALKQMYNVVPTAVNVAVYRGKMKRFRNMPSPRPHYKKAVVTFADGANLDFAKV, translated from the coding sequence GTGAACCTAGAGAATGTAATCTTATCACCAGTTGTTACAGAAAAGTCGCAAGACCTTCAGTCAATTGGAGAACGTATGGGAAAAAGAACTGTCAAGTATACGTTCAAAGTCCACCCGGATGCGAACAAAACTTTGATCAAACAAGCCCTGAAACAAATGTATAACGTAGTTCCAACTGCTGTAAACGTAGCCGTTTACCGTGGGAAAATGAAACGTTTTAGAAACATGCCGTCCCCAAGACCTCACTACAAAAAAGCTGTAGTGACTTTTGCTGACGGAGCAAATTTGGATTTTGCTAAGGTTTAA
- the rplB gene encoding 50S ribosomal protein L2 — protein sequence MGIRKLKPTTQSSRYYSVLDFKEITEVVPYKPLTANISYKAGRDNKGRIAVRRKGGRNKRKFRIIDFKRNKFGIPATVKTIEYDPNRSAFIALICYADGEYRYILAPNGLKVGDKIESGANAEIKLGNTLPLDKIPAGTNVHNIELHIGKGGQIARTAGSFAVISAKDGDYVSLKLPSSEIRKVRKECLATIGELSNKDHNLVIIGKAGRNRWLGKRPKVRGVVMNPVDHPLGGGEGRTSGGRHPVTPWGKPTKGFKTRKTRPSDRFIVQRRKKNRNR from the coding sequence ATGGGAATTAGAAAACTTAAACCCACAACGCAGTCTAGCCGGTATTATTCCGTTTTAGATTTCAAAGAAATCACTGAAGTGGTTCCTTACAAACCGCTCACTGCCAACATTTCTTATAAAGCTGGTCGTGACAACAAGGGACGTATCGCTGTTAGACGCAAAGGTGGACGTAACAAAAGAAAGTTCCGGATCATCGACTTCAAACGTAATAAATTTGGAATCCCTGCGACTGTAAAAACAATCGAATACGATCCAAACCGTTCTGCTTTTATTGCTCTTATCTGTTACGCAGATGGAGAATACCGTTACATTTTAGCTCCTAACGGACTAAAAGTCGGTGATAAAATTGAATCTGGTGCCAATGCAGAGATCAAACTAGGGAACACACTTCCTTTAGATAAAATCCCTGCTGGAACTAACGTTCACAACATTGAACTACATATCGGAAAAGGCGGCCAAATCGCTCGCACAGCAGGATCTTTTGCTGTGATCTCCGCTAAAGATGGTGACTATGTATCTCTCAAACTTCCTTCTTCGGAAATCCGTAAGGTTCGTAAAGAGTGCTTAGCAACGATCGGAGAACTTTCCAATAAAGACCACAACTTGGTCATCATTGGAAAAGCGGGACGTAACCGTTGGTTAGGAAAAAGACCGAAAGTAAGAGGGGTCGTTATGAACCCTGTGGACCACCCACTCGGTGGTGGTGAAGGTAGAACTTCCGGAGGTCGTCACCCAGTGACTCCTTGGGGTAAACCTACGAAAGGATTTAAAACACGTAAGACTAGACCGTCTGACCGTTTTATTGTCCAAAGACGTAAGAAAAACAGGAATAGGTAG
- the rpsJ gene encoding 30S ribosomal protein S10, which translates to MAGQRIRVKLKAFDHRLIDQSTFEIVATAKRTGATVSGPIPLPTKKEIYTVLRSPHVNKKAREQFEMRTHKRLIDILNTNEDTVEALMKLQLPAGVSVDIKS; encoded by the coding sequence ATGGCTGGACAAAGAATTCGCGTTAAGTTAAAAGCTTTCGATCATCGGTTGATTGACCAATCAACCTTTGAAATCGTTGCGACTGCGAAGAGGACCGGAGCTACTGTCTCCGGTCCAATCCCACTTCCAACGAAAAAAGAAATCTACACGGTATTACGTTCTCCGCACGTGAATAAAAAAGCTAGAGAACAATTTGAAATGAGAACTCATAAGAGACTCATCGATATTTTAAATACGAATGAAGATACGGTAGAAGCCCTGATGAAGCTTCAACTCCCTGCTGGAGTTTCCGTAGATATTAAATCCTAA
- the tuf gene encoding elongation factor Tu: MAKEKFDRSKPHLNIGTIGHVDHGKTTLTAAITTTLAKLVGGKNKAIAYDQIDNAPEEKARGITIATSHQEYETPNRHYAHVDCPGHADYVKNMITGAAQMDAAILVVSATDGAMPQTKEHILLARQVGVPYIVVYLNKADMLAADERDDMVEMVKEEIKDLLNKYNFPGDKTPFISGSALKALEGEDSDLGMKSILKLMEAVDTYVPNPTRIVDKPFLMPVEDVFSITGRGTVATGRVEQGVLKINDEIEIVGIRDTTKSVVTGIEMFRKLLDQAEAGDNIGALLRGTKKEDIERGQVLAKPGTITPHRKFKAEVYVLTKDEGGRHTPFFNNYRPQFYFRTTDITGVCNLPGGMEMVMPGDNVTMSIELIHPIAMDQGLKFAIREGGRTIGSGVVAEIVE, from the coding sequence ATGGCTAAAGAAAAATTTGACCGTTCAAAACCACACTTAAACATCGGAACAATTGGTCACGTTGACCACGGTAAAACAACCCTAACAGCAGCGATCACAACAACGCTTGCGAAGTTAGTGGGTGGAAAAAACAAAGCGATTGCTTACGACCAAATCGACAACGCGCCCGAAGAAAAGGCTCGTGGGATTACTATTGCAACGTCTCACCAGGAGTATGAAACTCCTAACCGTCACTACGCACACGTAGATTGCCCGGGACACGCGGACTATGTTAAAAACATGATTACTGGTGCTGCTCAGATGGACGCTGCGATTCTCGTAGTATCTGCAACTGACGGTGCTATGCCACAAACTAAAGAACATATCCTTCTTGCTCGCCAAGTAGGGGTTCCTTACATCGTGGTTTACCTAAACAAAGCTGACATGTTAGCTGCTGATGAAAGAGATGATATGGTTGAGATGGTTAAAGAGGAAATCAAAGACCTTCTTAACAAATACAACTTTCCTGGTGATAAAACACCTTTCATCTCTGGTTCTGCATTAAAAGCTCTTGAAGGTGAAGATTCTGACCTAGGAATGAAATCCATTTTGAAACTTATGGAAGCTGTTGATACTTACGTTCCAAACCCTACACGTATCGTTGATAAACCTTTCCTTATGCCAGTTGAGGACGTATTCTCAATCACTGGTCGTGGAACTGTTGCAACTGGTCGTGTGGAGCAAGGTGTTCTTAAGATCAACGACGAGATCGAAATTGTTGGTATTCGTGATACTACAAAATCAGTTGTTACTGGTATTGAAATGTTCCGTAAACTACTCGATCAAGCAGAAGCGGGAGACAACATTGGTGCTCTTCTTCGCGGAACTAAAAAAGAAGACATCGAAAGAGGTCAAGTTCTTGCGAAACCGGGTACTATCACTCCACACAGAAAATTTAAAGCGGAAGTTTACGTTCTTACTAAAGACGAAGGTGGACGTCATACTCCATTCTTTAACAACTACCGTCCTCAATTCTATTTTAGAACTACAGACATCACTGGTGTTTGTAACCTTCCTGGTGGAATGGAGATGGTTATGCCGGGAGATAACGTTACGATGTCAATCGAACTTATCCACCCAATTGCTATGGACCAAGGTTTGAAGTTCGCTATCCGTGAGGGTGGAAGAACAATTGGTTCTGGTGTTGTTGCGGAGATCGTTGAGTAA
- the rplD gene encoding 50S ribosomal protein L4, with protein MKARKYNKEGVFVSEVELPAELFATGISLGAIYDAVKAENANNRQGTHSTKDRSEVRGGGIKPWAQKGTGRARQGSIRAPHFVGGGIIHGPKPRDYSSNLSRSVKKKAVLSILNKKAEENRIAIIEDVEPSSYSTKSIYNILKNMDIAEKGNVGFVVAGENQFLKKSTRNIENLKYVNSKRVVCRDILYNNNLVISESALKELQAQYSKKG; from the coding sequence ATGAAAGCGCGTAAATACAATAAAGAAGGCGTATTCGTAAGCGAAGTTGAACTTCCGGCAGAATTATTTGCTACCGGCATTTCGCTTGGAGCCATCTATGATGCGGTTAAAGCTGAAAATGCGAACAATAGACAAGGAACACATTCTACTAAAGATCGTTCCGAAGTTCGCGGTGGGGGAATCAAACCATGGGCTCAAAAAGGAACTGGTCGTGCAAGACAAGGATCCATCAGAGCACCTCATTTCGTTGGTGGTGGTATCATTCATGGACCAAAACCAAGAGATTATTCCTCTAACTTGTCACGCAGCGTTAAGAAAAAGGCTGTTCTCTCCATCCTTAACAAAAAGGCAGAAGAAAACAGAATCGCGATCATAGAAGACGTAGAACCTTCTTCTTACTCCACAAAGTCCATCTACAACATTTTGAAGAACATGGACATTGCAGAGAAGGGTAACGTGGGTTTTGTGGTAGCTGGTGAAAACCAATTCCTCAAAAAATCCACTCGCAATATAGAGAACCTCAAATATGTGAACAGCAAACGAGTCGTTTGCCGAGACATCCTCTATAATAACAATTTAGTAATCTCTGAAAGCGCTTTAAAAGAGCTTCAGGCTCAGTATTCTAAGAAAGGATAA